Proteins co-encoded in one Bacillus paramycoides genomic window:
- a CDS encoding GNAT family N-acetyltransferase translates to MNYKRLLLDNFSYKTSYIARQVHGMNVKEMKDYIAVDCGLPADTFNIITLLNNNLTEGIEPLYKEVNNYNQKKFPMSVWFWDDRQKQTIKSELIKLGLQEAEQNIAMVANLKTIHPTINIPKDFKIQKAFSPGQIKNFGEALASLFGTSEEGIHVQTFYNETASFDLWNSGNMKLYLGIYKDEVVSVGSLVCTKDSVGIYDIATKEEMRGKGFGSTMFHYLLQEAKELNIAQCVLQASPDGINIYKKAGFQSVGQMTVFENRHLIE, encoded by the coding sequence ATGAATTATAAACGGTTATTATTAGATAATTTTTCATATAAAACCTCATATATTGCGCGGCAAGTACATGGAATGAATGTAAAAGAAATGAAAGATTACATTGCTGTTGACTGTGGTTTACCGGCAGATACATTCAATATCATTACTTTGCTAAACAATAATTTAACGGAAGGCATTGAGCCATTATATAAAGAGGTAAACAACTATAATCAAAAGAAATTTCCAATGAGTGTTTGGTTTTGGGACGATAGGCAAAAACAGACTATAAAAAGCGAATTAATAAAACTTGGCTTACAAGAAGCAGAACAAAATATTGCGATGGTAGCAAACTTAAAAACAATACATCCAACAATAAATATACCAAAAGATTTTAAGATACAAAAAGCCTTTTCACCAGGACAAATTAAAAATTTTGGAGAAGCGTTAGCTAGTCTATTTGGTACATCAGAGGAAGGTATACATGTTCAAACATTCTACAATGAAACTGCTTCTTTCGATTTATGGAATAGTGGAAATATGAAACTATACTTAGGAATTTATAAAGATGAAGTCGTATCAGTCGGTTCATTAGTATGTACAAAAGATAGTGTTGGTATTTATGATATAGCAACGAAAGAAGAAATGAGAGGAAAAGGATTTGGCTCTACTATGTTTCATTACTTGCTACAAGAAGCAAAGGAATTAAATATTGCTCAATGCGTATTACAAGCTTCACCTGATGGGATTAATATTTATAAAAAGGCTGGTTTTCAATCTGTTGGACAAATGACTGTATTTGAAAATCGACATTTAATTGAATAA
- a CDS encoding glycerophosphodiester phosphodiesterase, with amino-acid sequence MKKIYIITIICTIILIGTFVLHKVDELKYTKAINQSNHLKNIAHRGASAYAPEHTIRAYKLGQQLKGDYIEIDLQMTKDGHLVAMHDETVNRTTNGTGLVKEHTLEEIKQLNAGSFFNEKHPSLAKKEFEDATVPTLEEIIETFGRNANYYIETKSPDKYTGMEEKLLEIIKQYEINDKVMIQSFSEESLQKIHSLDVNIPLVQLLPYKKAVQLTELEIKKYKTYCTGLGMNYKYIDSAYVKKIKKHGLEVHPFTVDNEKDMKKLISWGVDGMFTNYPDRLHSLLKS; translated from the coding sequence ATGAAAAAGATATATATTATTACAATCATTTGCACCATTATATTAATAGGTACTTTCGTTTTACATAAAGTAGATGAACTTAAGTACACGAAAGCTATTAATCAATCAAATCATTTAAAAAACATTGCACATAGAGGAGCTTCTGCGTATGCACCGGAACATACAATACGAGCTTATAAATTAGGACAACAATTAAAAGGTGATTATATTGAAATTGATCTTCAAATGACAAAAGACGGACATTTAGTAGCTATGCATGATGAAACAGTAAACCGTACTACAAACGGTACAGGTCTAGTTAAGGAACATACATTAGAAGAAATAAAGCAACTAAATGCAGGTTCTTTTTTCAATGAAAAGCATCCAAGTTTAGCAAAGAAAGAATTTGAAGATGCAACAGTTCCAACATTAGAAGAGATTATTGAAACGTTCGGGCGTAATGCTAACTATTATATTGAAACAAAATCACCAGATAAATATACTGGTATGGAAGAAAAACTATTAGAAATTATAAAGCAATACGAAATAAATGATAAAGTTATGATTCAATCATTTAGTGAAGAAAGTCTGCAAAAAATTCATAGTTTAGATGTTAATATACCGCTAGTACAATTACTACCTTACAAAAAGGCAGTTCAATTAACTGAATTAGAGATAAAAAAGTATAAAACATACTGCACAGGTCTTGGGATGAACTATAAATATATAGATTCAGCTTATGTAAAGAAAATAAAGAAACACGGATTAGAAGTTCATCCATTTACTGTAGATAATGAAAAAGATATGAAAAAATTAATTTCATGGGGCGTTGACGGGATGTTTACGAATTACCCGGATCGATTACACTCTTTATTAAAGTCTTGA
- a CDS encoding DUF2306 domain-containing protein: protein MSIFNILLTIHILFGTICLITGIIAMVAQKKKGKHTEWGEIYHASYVVITVTAIILSIINWDKIAYLFYVAIFSYSFAIYGYLARKKRWENWLHHHIRGMLGSYIGAVTALLVNVGIHIPLINLLPPIWFWFLPTLIGIPLVVSVSKKYKKHS from the coding sequence ATGAGCATTTTCAACATTCTTTTAACCATCCACATATTATTTGGAACGATATGTTTAATCACTGGGATAATAGCGATGGTTGCTCAAAAGAAGAAAGGTAAACATACGGAATGGGGTGAAATATATCACGCATCCTATGTTGTTATCACCGTTACTGCCATTATATTATCCATTATAAACTGGGATAAAATCGCATATTTATTTTATGTAGCAATTTTCTCCTATTCATTTGCGATATATGGATACCTCGCACGAAAAAAACGTTGGGAAAATTGGCTTCACCATCATATTAGAGGTATGTTAGGCTCTTATATTGGTGCTGTTACTGCACTTTTAGTAAATGTCGGTATTCATATTCCCTTAATTAACTTACTGCCACCTATATGGTTTTGGTTTTTACCTACATTAATCGGTATTCCTCTCGTAGTCAGTGTATCAAAAAAATATAAAAAACATAGTTAA
- a CDS encoding DUF4269 domain-containing protein: MFTSITYLQSGNDKQQKVYDVLNKLNIMEDLALYSPVLCGTIPIRIDTLQSDLDIVMEVHNFDVFEQEMRSLYGSYEGFKIKKKKMKNTESIKVNFKFEGFEFELFAQPKPVRNQNAYRHMIVEHMLLMQHPHIREEIIRLKENGLKTEPAFAQILNIDGDPYEELILLGQEMRLW; encoded by the coding sequence ATGTTTACATCTATTACATATTTACAATCAGGGAATGACAAGCAACAAAAGGTATATGATGTTTTGAACAAACTAAATATTATGGAGGATTTAGCTTTGTATAGTCCCGTTCTTTGTGGGACAATCCCTATAAGAATTGATACTCTTCAATCTGACTTAGATATAGTAATGGAAGTACATAACTTTGATGTTTTTGAACAAGAAATGAGATCTTTATATGGTTCTTATGAAGGGTTTAAAATAAAAAAGAAAAAAATGAAAAATACTGAATCGATAAAGGTAAATTTTAAATTTGAAGGTTTTGAATTTGAATTATTTGCTCAGCCTAAGCCAGTGCGTAATCAAAATGCATATAGACATATGATAGTAGAGCATATGCTATTAATGCAGCATCCCCATATAAGGGAAGAAATTATTCGCTTGAAAGAAAACGGTTTGAAAACAGAACCTGCTTTTGCTCAAATATTAAATATTGACGGAGATCCTTATGAGGAACTTATTTTGTTAGGGCAGGAAATGAGATTGTGGTAA